The window TTTGCCCGGGGAAATTTTGCCCGGGAAAGCAGACTTCTCACTGGTTATTTCGCACCCCAAAATACCCCAAAGATGTGATATCCCATTTTTAAAAACAGGGTTAACTTGCAAATGGCTTATGCCGGGGAGCCGGCGCTGAAGCTATCTTTTAACGGCACTTGTTTGACACGCTTCACCACCAGGGAAGGGCTTGTTGTAAATATCATTCAGTATATTAGTGCCTCGTAAATAATATATAGTGTCAATCAACAAGCTTCTTTCCTGTTTCGATAAATACCTGCCCCTTGATGAGGGAGAAAAGGCCGACCTTGCCCAACGGGTTACCGAACGGAAAATTAAACGTCGTCAATTCATTTTGCAGGAAAACGATATTTGCAGGCATTACACCTTTGTTGCCGAAGGCTGTTTCAAAAAATTCCAGGTTGATAAAAAAGGGACGGAGCATAACCTGCAGTTTGCTGCTGAGGGCGACTGGCTAATGGAAATTGATAGTTTTTATTTTGAAAAACCCAGCCGCGTTTATATTGAAGCTATTGAGCCGGCTGTTATTTACCAGTTAAACAAGGCCAACCTGTTTTACCTGTTCACCAACAACCCCAAATTCGACAGAAATTTCAGGGTAATTGTAGAGGATCGTTTTGTTGAACAGGAAAACCGCATCCTGCAAACCATCAGCTCAACAGCCGAAGAGCGCTACCTGTCGTTCATTAAACAATACCCCCATTTATACCAGCGTCTGCCAGGCACGCAAATAGCATCGTACCTGGGCATTACCCCCGAATTTTTGAGTAAAGTGCGTAAATACATCGCCCAAAAACAGTAGTACCCTTAAACTACATTAAGGGTATTTCTTAAACTACTTTATAGGCAGTTATCTGTTTATACCGCCACCTTTGTGCAGCAAACGGGATGATTTTTTGCCCGCAAAAACAAAGTACAAAGCAATGGAAGACATAAAAGAACGAAGAGAACGGTTTGAAACCTTGGGCGCAATTTATCCTAAAGCGCTATCGGTAAAAACAGAACAGGTATGGATAGCCGGGGTTAATTGTTATTGGCTAACCCCGGTTAATGCCAGGCCCCAAAGAATAATTATTTACCTGCACGGCGGCGCATTTGCGGTTGGCTCTATCCGCTCGCACGAGGCTATGGTAAGCCATTTTGCCCTGGCAACAGGCGCAAGAACTTTATTTGTAGATTATTCCCTGGCGCCCGAAAAGCCATTCCCGGCAGCACCCGATGATGTTTTTGCCGTGTACACGGAGTTACTTAACAGCTACCCCGGCTACGCGATTAATTTTATTGGCGATAGCGCCGGTGGCGGTTTAATTGTATATGCAGTTGCCCGGATGCTTGAACAGAAAATTCAGCTACCTAATGCGGCAGTGTTGATTTCGTCCTGGATAAGTTTGCACTGTGATAATCCATCGCATGAAGAAAACCGCTCCATCGATCCGGTGCTAAGCCGCGAATATGCAAAAGCATCGGCTGCCGATTATATTGGTAACTCACCTATCGAAATAGTAAGCCCCGAAAACGCGCGATTGAACAAGTTTCCACCGGTGCTTATTGTGGTTGGCAGTAACGAGATATTGCTGGACGACAGCAGGAATTTTTATGATACCATAAAAGAAGTTCAGCCGGATGCAAATTTAACCATTTACCAAAATCAAAACCACGTTTGGCCATTATCGGGTATTGATACCAATGCATCACAAAGATTGCTTAGCCAGGTGGCAGAATTTTTAAACGCTCCTGAAAACTAACAACAACATGAAAGCAGCAGTAACCCCACAACCCGGCATGCCCGGGGTTATACAGATACAGGACCTACCCATACCAGCAGCAAAAGAAGGCTGGATATTAATTAAAATAAAAGCTTTTGGTTTAAACCGGTCGGAGTTGTTTACGCGGCAGGGCCACTCGCCGGGTGTTATGTTTCCGCGCGTACAGGGTATTGAATGCGTAGGGGAGGTGGAGCATGACCCCTCGGGTACTTACCACAAAGGCCAGAAAGTGGCTGCCATAATGGGCGGCATGGGCCGGGAATTTGATGGGGGATATGCCGAATATACCCTTGTTCCGCAAGCCATTGTTTTTCCGTTCGAAAGCGATTTGCCCTGGGCAGCGCTTGGAGCCATCCCCGAAATGTTCCAGACTGTTTCGGGCTCGCTGAATGAAGCATTAGAAATAAAAACAGGCGAAACATTGTTCATTCGCGGCGGTACGTCGTCTATCGGCATGCTGGCCTGTCAGCTGGCGAAAAGTAAGGGGCTGACGGTGATTTCAACTACCAGGGATGAAGCTAAAGCTGCCCACCTTAAAGAAAACGGCGCCGATCATGTGATCATCGATGATGGCGATGTAAATTCAAAACTTAGGCAAATAATACCGCAGGGTGTTGATAAGGTTTTGGAGCTGGTGGGTATTGCAAGCCTTAAAGACTCCCTGAAATGTATCAGGCCCAAAGGTATAGTTTGCATGACCGGCATATTGGGCGGCAGCTGGACGATGAACGAATTTACGCCCATGGGCGATATCCCATCACTGGGCCGCCTTACAGTTTATATGGGCGATGCTGCCAATTTGCATAAAGACAGTTTGCAGGAATTTATAGATGCTGTAGCTGGTGGAAAAATTAAACTGAATATTGATAAAGTGTTTAAGCTTAACCAGGTTGCCGAAGCGCACAGCTACATGGAAAGCAACCAGGCAAAAGGAAAAATTGTGGTAGAAATTTAAAAGCGATAGGGCTGTAAAGCAGGCTGATAATTGTAAATTAGGGGGCATGTTTTAACCTGAAGCTTTATGAGTAACACCAGCGATTTTCTTGCCAGAATCCCTTTTTTTTACGAGCCTGAATTTAAGGCCGAACTACAGGAGCATGCCAAAGTGATGAGCTTTAATAAGGGCGATGTAATTGTGCGCGATGGGCAGTATGTAAAGTTTTTGCCTATTGTTATTAAGGGCGCCATCAGGGTATTTCAGCAAAAGGAGGATAGGGAGTTTTTGCTTTACTATGTA is drawn from Mucilaginibacter ginsenosidivorax and contains these coding sequences:
- a CDS encoding alpha/beta hydrolase, producing MEDIKERRERFETLGAIYPKALSVKTEQVWIAGVNCYWLTPVNARPQRIIIYLHGGAFAVGSIRSHEAMVSHFALATGARTLFVDYSLAPEKPFPAAPDDVFAVYTELLNSYPGYAINFIGDSAGGGLIVYAVARMLEQKIQLPNAAVLISSWISLHCDNPSHEENRSIDPVLSREYAKASAADYIGNSPIEIVSPENARLNKFPPVLIVVGSNEILLDDSRNFYDTIKEVQPDANLTIYQNQNHVWPLSGIDTNASQRLLSQVAEFLNAPEN
- a CDS encoding zinc-binding alcohol dehydrogenase family protein, with the translated sequence MKAAVTPQPGMPGVIQIQDLPIPAAKEGWILIKIKAFGLNRSELFTRQGHSPGVMFPRVQGIECVGEVEHDPSGTYHKGQKVAAIMGGMGREFDGGYAEYTLVPQAIVFPFESDLPWAALGAIPEMFQTVSGSLNEALEIKTGETLFIRGGTSSIGMLACQLAKSKGLTVISTTRDEAKAAHLKENGADHVIIDDGDVNSKLRQIIPQGVDKVLELVGIASLKDSLKCIRPKGIVCMTGILGGSWTMNEFTPMGDIPSLGRLTVYMGDAANLHKDSLQEFIDAVAGGKIKLNIDKVFKLNQVAEAHSYMESNQAKGKIVVEI
- a CDS encoding Crp/Fnr family transcriptional regulator codes for the protein MSINKLLSCFDKYLPLDEGEKADLAQRVTERKIKRRQFILQENDICRHYTFVAEGCFKKFQVDKKGTEHNLQFAAEGDWLMEIDSFYFEKPSRVYIEAIEPAVIYQLNKANLFYLFTNNPKFDRNFRVIVEDRFVEQENRILQTISSTAEERYLSFIKQYPHLYQRLPGTQIASYLGITPEFLSKVRKYIAQKQ